In one Methylobacterium sp. SyP6R genomic region, the following are encoded:
- a CDS encoding nucleoside deaminase has translation MRDFARGDLSPSGALRPDPLGLAFDAAREAASRGEVPVGAVVVRDGIVLSVAGNRPRADRDPTAHAEILAIRAACAALDDERLTGCDLYVTLEPCAMCAGAISVARIRRLYFAAADPKGGAVEHGPRFFNQPTCHHAPEVYGGFRESEAAALLRDFFRDRRS, from the coding sequence ATGCGCGATTTTGCAAGGGGGGACCTGTCACCAAGCGGGGCTCTGCGCCCGGATCCCCTCGGCCTCGCCTTCGACGCGGCGCGCGAGGCGGCCTCCCGCGGTGAGGTGCCGGTGGGCGCCGTCGTGGTGCGGGACGGGATCGTACTGTCGGTCGCCGGCAACCGCCCCCGGGCCGACCGCGACCCGACGGCGCATGCCGAGATCCTGGCGATCCGCGCCGCCTGCGCCGCCCTCGACGACGAGCGCCTGACCGGCTGCGACCTCTACGTCACCCTCGAGCCCTGCGCGATGTGCGCCGGCGCGATCAGCGTCGCGCGCATCCGCCGGCTCTATTTCGCCGCCGCCGACCCGAAGGGCGGCGCCGTCGAGCACGGGCCCCGCTTCTTCAACCAGCCGACCTGCCACCACGCCCCGGAGGTCTATGGCGGCTTTCGCGAGAGCGAGGCCGCCGCGCTCCTGCGCGACTTCTTTCGCGATCGGCGCTCCTGA
- a CDS encoding Nramp family divalent metal transporter, producing MRDGWAWRAGDGAAEPSLGAMNASVPVLATGSWPRRLLAFLGPGYMVSVGYMDPGNWATDIAGGAQFGYTLLAVILLSNLMAVVLQALAARLGIATGRDLAQACRDAYSRPVGIALWLACEAAIIACDLAEVIGTAIALKLLFGLPLLAGAVLTGLDVLLILLLMRRGFRALEAFVIALLSIIFACFAVQIAMAAPPIRDVLGGFVPSPEIVTNPAALYLAIGIIGATVMPHNLYLHSSIVQTRAYPRDEAGKRSAIRFATADSTIALTLALFVNAAILIMAAKVFHGTGHTGVQEIEEAHALLSPLLGVGLASTLFALALLASGLNSTVTATLAGQIVMEGFLRLRLPDWARRLVTRSIAIVPVVFVTALYGDAGTARLLVLSQVVLSMQLPFAVIPLVRFVSDRGKMGVFVIPRWLTALSWAIAAVIVVLNLKLLADTLASG from the coding sequence ATGCGGGACGGATGGGCATGGCGCGCCGGTGACGGGGCGGCGGAGCCGAGCCTCGGGGCGATGAATGCGAGCGTGCCGGTGCTGGCCACCGGCTCGTGGCCGCGGCGGCTCCTCGCGTTCCTCGGCCCCGGCTACATGGTCTCGGTCGGCTACATGGATCCGGGCAACTGGGCCACCGACATCGCCGGGGGCGCGCAGTTCGGCTACACCCTGCTCGCCGTCATCCTGCTGTCGAACCTGATGGCGGTGGTGCTCCAGGCGCTCGCCGCGCGGCTCGGCATCGCCACCGGCCGCGACCTCGCGCAGGCCTGCCGCGACGCCTATTCGCGCCCGGTCGGGATCGCGCTCTGGCTCGCCTGCGAGGCGGCGATCATCGCCTGCGACCTCGCCGAGGTGATCGGCACCGCCATCGCCCTCAAGCTCCTGTTCGGCCTGCCGCTGCTCGCCGGGGCGGTCCTGACCGGCCTCGACGTGCTGCTGATCCTGCTCCTGATGCGCCGGGGCTTTCGGGCGCTCGAAGCCTTCGTGATCGCATTGCTGTCGATCATCTTCGCCTGCTTCGCGGTCCAGATCGCCATGGCCGCGCCGCCGATCCGCGACGTGCTCGGCGGCTTCGTGCCCTCCCCTGAGATCGTCACCAACCCGGCGGCGCTCTACCTCGCCATCGGTATCATCGGCGCCACGGTGATGCCGCACAATCTCTACCTGCATTCCTCGATCGTGCAGACCCGCGCCTATCCCCGCGACGAGGCGGGCAAGCGCAGCGCGATCCGCTTCGCCACCGCCGATTCGACCATCGCACTCACGCTCGCGCTGTTCGTCAACGCGGCGATCCTGATCATGGCGGCCAAGGTCTTCCACGGCACCGGCCATACCGGGGTGCAGGAGATCGAGGAGGCGCATGCCTTGCTCTCGCCGCTGCTGGGCGTCGGCCTCGCCTCGACCCTGTTCGCGCTGGCGCTCCTCGCCTCGGGCCTCAATTCCACGGTCACCGCGACGCTCGCCGGCCAGATCGTGATGGAGGGGTTCCTGCGCCTGCGCCTGCCCGACTGGGCGCGCCGCCTCGTCACCCGCAGCATCGCCATCGTGCCGGTGGTGTTCGTCACCGCGCTCTACGGCGATGCCGGCACCGCCCGGCTCCTGGTGCTGAGTCAGGTCGTCCTGTCGATGCAGCTGCCCTTCGCGGTGATCCCGCTGGTGCGCTTCGTCTCCGACCGGGGCAAGATGGGCGTCTTCGTCATCCCGCGCTGGCTGACGGCCCTGTCCTGGGCCATCGCCGCCGTGATCGTGGTCCTGAACCTGAAGCTCCTCGCCGACACCCTGGCGAGTGGCTGA
- a CDS encoding transglutaminase-like domain-containing protein, protein MKIRTGYSIAFDTPGPTPMVLMLNVHPDRAGDLITPDTMTIDPPVPAHQFVDSFGNLCTRVTAPGGRITFSADFLVQDSGQVDDYAPDAVQHPVQDLPDEVLPFLLASRYCDTDKLSNTAWQLFGHTPEGWARVQAIVTYVHNHIRFDYQRADATRSALDGFNQREGVCRDFAHLAVTFCRCMNIPARYCTGYLGDIGVPAVPDPMDFSAWFEVYLGGRWYTFDARHNKPRIGRIVMARGRDATDVAISTSFGPAWLAKFEVHTDEVVGDAPQQVEWLQAAE, encoded by the coding sequence ATGAAAATCCGCACCGGCTACTCGATCGCCTTCGACACGCCCGGCCCGACCCCGATGGTCCTGATGCTCAACGTGCATCCGGACCGGGCCGGCGACCTGATCACGCCCGACACCATGACCATCGACCCGCCGGTCCCCGCGCATCAGTTCGTCGATTCCTTCGGCAACCTCTGCACCCGCGTCACCGCCCCGGGCGGCCGCATCACCTTCTCGGCCGATTTCCTGGTCCAGGATAGCGGACAGGTGGACGACTATGCGCCGGATGCCGTGCAGCACCCGGTGCAGGACCTGCCCGACGAGGTGCTGCCCTTCCTGCTGGCCAGCCGCTATTGCGATACCGACAAGCTGTCGAACACCGCCTGGCAGCTCTTCGGCCATACGCCGGAGGGCTGGGCCCGGGTCCAGGCCATCGTGACTTACGTCCACAACCACATCCGCTTCGACTACCAGCGCGCCGACGCCACCCGCTCGGCCCTCGACGGCTTCAACCAGCGCGAGGGCGTGTGCCGCGACTTCGCGCACCTCGCCGTCACCTTCTGCCGCTGCATGAACATCCCGGCGCGCTACTGCACCGGCTATCTCGGCGATATCGGCGTGCCGGCCGTGCCCGACCCGATGGATTTCTCGGCCTGGTTCGAGGTCTATCTGGGTGGGCGCTGGTACACGTTCGACGCGCGCCACAACAAGCCGCGGATCGGCCGCATCGTCATGGCGCGCGGGCGCGACGCTACCGACGTCGCCATCTCGACGAGCTTCGGCCCGGCCTGGCTCGCCAAGTTCGAGGTCCATACCGACGAGGTGGTGGGCGACGCGCCGCAGCAGGTGGAATGGCTGCAGGCGGCGGAGTGA
- a CDS encoding DEAD/DEAH box helicase: MLLRPYQRASLDALQADWARGGRNGLIVLPTGAGKSLVIATLVRETMARTPQARIAVVTHTRELIAQNHAELMNLWPEAPAGIVSAGLGRREETKAILFCGIQSVWNRVEATGGFDLVIVDEAHLIPRDAETRYGRFLDAVRVRSPGMRLVGLTATPYRLDSGRLDEGKGRVFDAIVYEAQVGDLIREGYLALLVSKATATILDVSGVPLRAGDYVPGALEAAVNRDVITRAAVAEMVTYGAERRAWLAFCAGVKHADAVRDAIRAEGFSCESISGETGKRERDRIVRDFRAGRLRCLTSVGVLATGFNVPEVDLIALLRPTQSTGLYVQQVGRGLRLATGKTDALVLDYAGLVRRHGPIDVLSANAVARARLLGDTGGPRAKPCPGCGALIALNASTCEGCWVEPEEADEAELPHEAVADDETAVLSAGTVAVVREAHARWWAVAGWRFRRETRARGPDLLVVALEGDEDAMTVSLDLEASGFAREKAVQWWRRLGGEMPAPLDVDEALARCDELALPEAVRVVPTGRLSESVDYRLADGAIWTDTRRVA; this comes from the coding sequence ATGCTGCTTCGCCCCTACCAGCGCGCGAGCCTCGACGCGCTCCAGGCCGATTGGGCGCGCGGCGGCCGCAACGGCCTGATCGTGCTGCCGACCGGGGCCGGCAAGAGCCTCGTCATCGCCACCCTGGTGCGGGAGACGATGGCCCGCACTCCGCAGGCCCGGATCGCCGTCGTCACCCATACCCGCGAGCTGATCGCCCAGAACCACGCCGAGCTCATGAACCTCTGGCCCGAGGCGCCGGCCGGCATCGTCTCGGCCGGGCTCGGGCGGCGGGAGGAAACGAAGGCGATCCTGTTCTGCGGCATCCAGTCGGTCTGGAACCGGGTCGAGGCGACCGGCGGCTTCGACCTGGTGATCGTCGACGAGGCCCACCTGATCCCCCGCGACGCCGAGACCCGCTACGGCCGCTTCCTCGACGCGGTGCGGGTGCGCTCGCCCGGGATGCGCCTCGTCGGGCTGACCGCCACGCCCTACCGCCTCGACAGCGGCCGCCTCGACGAGGGAAAGGGCCGCGTCTTCGATGCCATCGTGTACGAGGCGCAGGTCGGCGACCTGATCCGCGAGGGCTATCTCGCGCTCCTGGTCTCGAAGGCCACCGCCACGATCCTCGACGTCAGCGGCGTGCCCCTACGGGCCGGCGACTACGTGCCGGGCGCTCTCGAAGCGGCGGTGAACCGCGACGTCATCACCAGGGCGGCGGTGGCCGAGATGGTGACGTACGGTGCCGAGCGCCGGGCCTGGCTCGCCTTCTGCGCCGGTGTGAAGCACGCCGACGCCGTGCGCGACGCGATCCGGGCCGAAGGGTTCTCCTGCGAATCGATCTCCGGCGAGACGGGCAAGCGCGAGCGCGACCGGATCGTGCGCGATTTCCGGGCCGGGCGCCTGCGCTGCCTCACCTCGGTCGGGGTGCTGGCGACCGGCTTCAACGTGCCGGAGGTCGACCTGATCGCGCTCCTGCGCCCGACCCAGAGCACCGGCCTCTACGTGCAGCAGGTCGGCCGGGGCCTGCGCCTCGCGACGGGCAAGACCGACGCCCTGGTGCTCGACTATGCCGGCCTGGTGCGCCGGCACGGACCGATCGACGTGCTCTCGGCCAATGCGGTGGCCCGCGCCCGCCTCCTCGGCGATACCGGCGGGCCCCGGGCCAAGCCCTGTCCCGGCTGCGGCGCGCTGATCGCGCTGAATGCCAGCACCTGCGAGGGCTGCTGGGTCGAGCCCGAGGAAGCGGACGAGGCGGAGCTGCCGCACGAGGCGGTGGCCGACGACGAGACCGCGGTGCTCTCCGCCGGCACCGTCGCGGTGGTGCGCGAGGCGCATGCGCGCTGGTGGGCGGTCGCCGGCTGGCGCTTCCGGCGCGAGACGCGGGCCCGCGGCCCCGACCTCCTGGTGGTGGCTTTGGAGGGCGACGAGGACGCGATGACCGTGAGCCTCGACCTCGAAGCCTCGGGCTTCGCCCGCGAGAAGGCGGTGCAATGGTGGCGCCGCCTCGGCGGCGAGATGCCAGCGCCCCTCGACGTCGACGAAGCCCTGGCGCGCTGCGACGAGCTCGCCCTGCCGGAGGCGGTCCGGGTGGTGCCGACCGGCCGGCTCTCCGAGAGCGTCGATTACCGCCTCGCCGACGGGGCGATCTGGACCGATACCCGGCGCGTCGCCTGA
- a CDS encoding Hpt domain-containing protein — MATTPPSLDAATYADLRQAVGDEAMPMLLGRFQTQLRDWSVRGEPAALGAAAHGVIASSGLIGFARLSRLCAALEIACQDGDLEAIRDLAAAVAAEKVLAEAEVARLIAAG, encoded by the coding sequence ATGGCGACGACGCCCCCCTCCCTCGACGCCGCGACCTATGCCGACCTGCGCCAGGCGGTCGGCGACGAGGCGATGCCGATGCTGCTCGGGCGCTTCCAGACCCAGTTGCGCGACTGGTCGGTGCGGGGCGAGCCGGCGGCGCTCGGCGCCGCGGCGCACGGGGTGATCGCCTCCTCGGGGCTGATCGGCTTCGCCCGGCTGTCGCGCCTCTGCGCCGCCCTGGAAATCGCCTGCCAGGACGGCGACCTGGAGGCGATCCGGGATCTCGCCGCCGCCGTCGCCGCCGAGAAGGTTCTGGCCGAGGCCGAGGTCGCCCGCCTGATCGCGGCGGGCTGA
- a CDS encoding sensor histidine kinase: protein MTEPVRLLYIDDDPGLARLVTRTLAARGCAVVHAPDGETGLALVAAEPFDVVALDHHMPNETGLEILPRIRALPEAPPVIYVTGSEDSRVAVAALKAGAVDYVWKDLQGHFRDLLAEAVATAVLQDRTRREKERAEAEVREARDRAELLLREVNHRVANSLALVAALVRMQANAVTDAAARAALEETQTRITAIAGIHRRLYTSDDVRVVAVDAYLATLVEDLDGAMNATGQRHRILLDAAPVEVATDKAVSLGVIVTELVTNAYKYAYPEGVTGEIRITARRDGDHLRLTVADDGVGWQGAGTPRGTGLGSRIVRAMASNLRAQIDYAQAERGTAASIDIAL, encoded by the coding sequence GTGACCGAACCGGTCCGCCTGCTCTACATCGACGACGATCCCGGGCTGGCGCGGCTGGTGACCCGCACGCTGGCGGCCCGCGGCTGCGCGGTGGTGCACGCCCCCGACGGCGAGACCGGCCTCGCCCTCGTGGCGGCCGAGCCCTTCGACGTGGTCGCCCTCGACCACCACATGCCGAACGAGACCGGGCTCGAGATCCTGCCGCGCATCCGTGCCCTGCCCGAGGCGCCGCCGGTGATCTACGTCACCGGTTCCGAGGACAGCCGCGTCGCCGTGGCGGCGCTGAAGGCCGGCGCCGTCGACTACGTCTGGAAGGACCTGCAAGGGCATTTTCGCGACCTGCTGGCCGAGGCGGTGGCCACCGCCGTGCTGCAGGACCGCACCCGCCGCGAGAAGGAGCGGGCCGAGGCCGAGGTGCGCGAGGCCCGCGACCGGGCCGAACTGCTCCTGCGCGAGGTCAACCACCGGGTCGCCAACAGCCTCGCCCTGGTGGCGGCGCTCGTGCGGATGCAGGCCAACGCCGTCACCGACGCCGCCGCGCGCGCCGCACTCGAGGAGACCCAGACCCGCATCACGGCGATCGCCGGCATCCACCGGCGGCTCTACACCTCCGACGACGTGCGGGTGGTGGCGGTCGACGCCTATCTGGCGACCCTGGTCGAAGATCTCGACGGGGCGATGAATGCCACCGGCCAGCGCCACCGCATCCTGCTCGACGCCGCCCCGGTCGAGGTGGCGACCGACAAGGCGGTCTCGCTCGGGGTGATCGTCACCGAGCTCGTCACCAACGCCTACAAATACGCCTATCCCGAGGGCGTCACCGGCGAGATCCGCATCACCGCGCGCCGCGACGGCGATCATCTGCGCCTCACGGTCGCCGATGACGGCGTCGGCTGGCAGGGGGCGGGCACCCCGCGCGGCACCGGGCTGGGCTCGCGCATCGTGCGCGCCATGGCGTCGAACCTGCGGGCGCAGATCGATTACGCGCAGGCCGAGCGTGGCACGGCGGCGAGTATCGACATCGCGTTGTGA
- a CDS encoding response regulator — protein MIEDDEGHARLIERNIRRAGVNNVIESFRDGTSALAALFGPDGSGEINAGRPLLILLDLNLPDMTGIDILQKVKSNPHLKRSPVVILTTTDDQREIQRCYDLGCNVYITKPVNYEGFANAIRQLGLFFAVMQVPESA, from the coding sequence ATGATCGAGGATGACGAGGGCCACGCCCGGCTGATCGAGCGGAACATCCGCCGCGCCGGCGTGAACAACGTCATCGAGTCGTTCCGGGACGGAACGTCCGCCCTCGCCGCCCTGTTCGGGCCCGACGGCAGCGGCGAGATCAATGCCGGCCGGCCGCTCCTGATCCTGCTCGACCTCAACCTGCCGGACATGACCGGCATCGACATCCTGCAGAAGGTCAAGTCGAACCCGCACCTGAAGCGCTCGCCGGTGGTGATCCTGACCACCACCGACGACCAGCGCGAGATCCAGCGCTGCTACGATCTCGGCTGCAACGTCTACATCACCAAGCCGGTGAACTACGAGGGCTTCGCCAACGCGATCCGCCAGCTCGGCCTGTTCTTCGCGGTGATGCAGGTTCCGGAGAGCGCCTGA
- a CDS encoding ATP-binding protein, whose protein sequence is MPMQAPATPPGPAPSPVPGSRRPGSIVRRLVVFGLGLAVPILIFGGVVLWQFAGAARGRLESEALGRARIEAAAVDRELASLIATLEALSLSNALQRGDVTAFREQVQELARRSGLPTILRDPDGRRLIDLGSEPIPERIDAADAAALGGRPAVSGVIDGRFRVTVPVMRRGGEAVLYLLSFSLPTSRLRDVLASGGVPKDWVMSVIDRDHRVLTRTRLPERFTGAQAPDELRAATGPEGHWRGSSLEGEPFFIAYARAGVPDWRVAVGVPEEALAAPVRASLVWFAGLGVMLSAIAAVLALAFARGIAAPLHALRDQAVALGLGRAAPVLAGVPAEVAAVSAEIAGAAQRQRERTAERARAASALRAETQRLEVLNRLGTALSSELDRQRLGDAVVEAATHLTGAAYGALFERVPEGPDGPEHWRLLSLTGGPREAFTRFGLPRVTNLFSATFAAGGVVLSEDVTTDPRYGSHGGMPHGHLPVRSYLAVPVVSGTGSTLGALLFGHPEPHRFGTREAAVIEGLAGQAAVAMDNARLFASVRREQDRFAAAVQAVRGVLWTNGPDGRMTGDQPAWAALTGQSPEQYEGYGWAEAVHPDDRAASVESWNAAVAERRRYTHEHRVRRHDGVFRTYAIQAVPVLDPDGTIREWVGVHSDITEQRAAEAALRESNEEIQRYAYIVSHDLRAPLVNIMGFTSEIEASQDDIRTALAGRPDAARIDADLAESVSFIKAAITKMDGLINAILKLSREGRRNFQPEPLAMTALVQSLADAQRHQADTVAAVITIGELPDIVADRVALGQIFGNLIDNAIKYLAKDRPGRIAVTGTLSDGLAVIRVSDNGRGIDARDHARVFELFRRSGVQDRPGEGIGLAHVRTLVRALGGRIDLESEFGAGTTFTVTLPLRQA, encoded by the coding sequence ATGCCGATGCAGGCCCCCGCCACCCCGCCCGGGCCTGCCCCGTCCCCTGTCCCGGGATCTCGGCGTCCCGGCTCGATCGTGCGCCGCCTGGTCGTCTTCGGCCTCGGCCTGGCGGTGCCGATCCTGATCTTCGGCGGCGTGGTGCTGTGGCAGTTCGCCGGCGCCGCCCGCGGGCGCCTGGAATCGGAGGCGCTCGGCCGTGCCAGGATCGAGGCGGCGGCGGTCGACCGCGAACTCGCCAGCCTCATCGCCACTCTCGAAGCCCTGAGCCTCTCCAACGCGCTCCAGCGCGGCGACGTGACGGCGTTCCGCGAGCAGGTGCAGGAACTCGCCCGCCGCAGCGGCCTGCCGACGATCCTGCGCGATCCCGACGGGCGGCGGCTGATCGATCTCGGCAGCGAACCGATCCCCGAACGGATCGACGCCGCGGACGCCGCGGCCCTCGGTGGCCGGCCGGCGGTCTCGGGCGTGATCGACGGACGCTTCCGGGTGACGGTGCCGGTGATGCGCCGGGGCGGCGAGGCGGTGCTCTATCTCCTGTCCTTTTCCCTGCCCACCTCGCGGCTGCGCGACGTGCTCGCCTCCGGCGGCGTGCCGAAGGACTGGGTGATGAGCGTGATCGACCGCGACCACCGGGTGCTGACCCGCACCCGGTTGCCGGAGCGGTTCACCGGCGCGCAGGCCCCCGACGAATTGCGCGCCGCCACCGGGCCGGAGGGCCACTGGCGCGGCAGCTCGCTCGAAGGCGAGCCGTTCTTCATCGCCTATGCGCGGGCCGGGGTGCCGGATTGGCGCGTCGCCGTCGGGGTACCGGAGGAGGCGCTGGCGGCGCCGGTGCGCGCCTCCCTCGTCTGGTTTGCCGGGCTCGGCGTCATGCTCTCGGCGATCGCGGCGGTGCTGGCGCTGGCCTTCGCCCGCGGCATCGCGGCGCCGCTCCACGCCCTGCGCGACCAGGCGGTCGCCCTCGGGCTGGGCCGCGCGGCGCCGGTGCTGGCCGGGGTGCCGGCGGAGGTCGCGGCGGTGAGCGCCGAGATCGCCGGCGCAGCGCAGCGCCAGCGCGAGCGGACGGCCGAGCGGGCCCGGGCCGCCTCGGCGCTGCGCGCCGAGACCCAGCGCCTGGAGGTGCTGAACCGCCTCGGCACGGCGCTCTCGAGCGAGCTCGACCGCCAGCGCCTCGGCGACGCGGTGGTGGAGGCCGCCACCCACCTGACCGGGGCGGCCTACGGCGCCCTGTTCGAGCGGGTGCCGGAGGGCCCGGACGGGCCGGAGCATTGGCGGCTCCTCAGCCTGACCGGGGGGCCGCGCGAGGCCTTCACCCGCTTCGGCCTGCCGCGGGTGACGAACCTGTTCAGCGCGACCTTCGCGGCCGGCGGCGTGGTGCTGAGCGAGGACGTGACGACCGATCCGCGCTACGGCAGCCATGGCGGCATGCCGCACGGCCACCTGCCGGTGCGCAGCTACCTCGCGGTGCCGGTGGTCTCCGGCACCGGCTCCACCCTCGGCGCCCTGCTGTTCGGCCATCCCGAGCCGCACCGCTTCGGGACCCGTGAGGCCGCCGTGATCGAGGGCCTCGCCGGCCAGGCGGCGGTGGCGATGGACAATGCCCGCCTGTTCGCCTCGGTGCGGCGCGAGCAGGACCGCTTCGCCGCCGCCGTCCAGGCGGTGCGCGGCGTGCTCTGGACCAACGGTCCCGACGGCCGGATGACCGGCGACCAGCCGGCCTGGGCCGCGCTCACCGGTCAGAGCCCTGAACAGTACGAAGGCTATGGCTGGGCCGAGGCGGTGCATCCCGACGACCGCGCCGCCAGCGTCGAGAGCTGGAACGCCGCGGTGGCCGAGCGCCGACGCTACACCCACGAGCACCGGGTGCGCCGCCACGACGGGGTCTTCCGCACCTACGCGATCCAGGCGGTGCCGGTGCTCGATCCCGACGGCACGATCCGCGAATGGGTCGGCGTGCATTCCGACATCACCGAGCAGCGCGCCGCGGAAGCCGCGTTGCGCGAATCGAACGAGGAGATCCAGCGCTACGCCTACATCGTCAGCCACGACCTGCGGGCGCCGCTCGTCAACATCATGGGCTTCACCAGCGAGATCGAGGCGAGCCAGGACGACATCCGGACCGCGCTCGCGGGTCGGCCGGACGCCGCGCGAATCGACGCCGACCTCGCCGAATCGGTGAGCTTCATCAAGGCGGCGATCACCAAGATGGACGGGCTGATCAACGCCATCCTGAAGCTGTCGCGCGAGGGGCGGCGCAACTTCCAGCCCGAGCCCCTGGCGATGACCGCCCTGGTCCAGAGCCTGGCCGACGCGCAGCGCCACCAGGCGGACACGGTGGCTGCGGTCATCACCATCGGCGAGTTGCCCGACATCGTCGCCGACCGGGTGGCTTTGGGGCAGATCTTCGGCAACCTGATCGACAACGCGATCAAGTACCTGGCGAAGGACCGGCCCGGCCGGATCGCGGTGACGGGCACTCTCTCGGACGGGCTCGCGGTCATCCGGGTGAGCGACAACGGCCGCGGCATCGATGCCCGGGATCACGCCCGGGTGTTCGAGCTCTTCCGCCGCTCCGGCGTCCAGGACCGGCCGGGGGAGGGGATCGGGCTCGCCCATGTCCGCACCCTGGTGCGGGCGCTCGGCGGGCGGATCGACCTCGAATCGGAGTTCGGAGCGGGAACGACATTCACGGTGACGCTGCCGCTCCGGCAGGCCTGA
- the thiC gene encoding phosphomethylpyrimidine synthase ThiC has protein sequence MNAPILAKDLPTSVTTGPITGSAKVYASPRDRPDLAVPYREIVLTDPGEAPVRVYDPSGPYTETGARIDLQSGLPEIRAPWIETRGYAAVAPRAVKPEDNGFVAEDRLVAPCPAARTIRRGGPGQRVTQYEFARAGIVTDEMIYVAHRENLCREAMLAQAEGALADGESFGAAIPPFITPDFVRDEVARGRAIIPANINHTELEPMAIGRNFLVKINANIGNSAVTSSAADEVEKMVWAIRWGADTVMDLSTGRNIHNIRGWILRNAPVPIGTVPIYQALEKVGGDPLKLDWEVFKDTLIEQAEQGVDYFTIHAGVRLAHVPLTARRVTGIVSRGGSIMARWCLAGHRESFLYERFEEICDICRAYDVSFSLGDGLRPGSIADANDAAQFAELETLGELTKIAHAKGCQVMIEGPGHVPMHKIKVNMEKQLAECGEAPFYTLGPLTTDVAPGYDHITSGIGAAMIGWYGTAMLCYVTPKEHLGLPNRDDVKTGVITYKIAAHAADLAKGHPAAQLRDDALSRARFDFRWEDQFNLSLDPDTARAYHDETLPKDAHKVAHFCSMCGPKFCSMKITQDLRADVLAMEAAGEVIAKATPLSEAEREAGMAQKSAEFLGEGGRLYVEAGE, from the coding sequence ATGAACGCACCGATCCTCGCCAAAGATCTTCCAACGAGCGTCACCACCGGGCCGATCACCGGCTCGGCGAAGGTCTATGCGTCGCCCAGGGACCGCCCCGACTTGGCGGTGCCCTACCGGGAGATCGTGCTGACCGATCCGGGCGAGGCGCCCGTGCGGGTCTACGATCCCTCCGGCCCCTATACCGAGACGGGCGCCCGCATCGACCTGCAATCCGGCCTGCCCGAGATCCGCGCCCCCTGGATCGAGACGCGCGGCTATGCGGCGGTGGCGCCCCGGGCGGTGAAGCCCGAGGATAACGGCTTCGTGGCCGAGGACAGGCTGGTGGCGCCGTGCCCGGCCGCCCGCACGATCCGCCGGGGCGGCCCGGGCCAGAGGGTCACCCAGTACGAGTTCGCGCGGGCCGGGATCGTCACCGACGAGATGATCTACGTCGCCCATCGTGAAAACCTGTGCCGCGAGGCGATGCTGGCGCAGGCCGAGGGCGCGCTCGCCGATGGCGAGAGCTTCGGGGCGGCGATCCCGCCCTTCATCACCCCCGACTTCGTGCGCGACGAGGTGGCGCGCGGGCGGGCGATCATCCCGGCCAACATCAACCACACCGAACTCGAGCCGATGGCGATCGGCCGCAACTTCCTCGTCAAGATCAACGCCAATATCGGCAACTCGGCGGTCACCTCCTCGGCGGCCGACGAGGTCGAGAAGATGGTGTGGGCGATCCGCTGGGGCGCCGACACCGTCATGGACCTGTCGACGGGGCGCAACATCCACAACATCCGCGGCTGGATCCTGCGCAACGCGCCCGTGCCGATCGGCACGGTGCCGATCTACCAGGCGCTGGAGAAGGTCGGCGGCGACCCGCTCAAGCTCGACTGGGAGGTGTTCAAGGATACCCTGATCGAGCAGGCCGAGCAGGGGGTGGATTACTTCACCATCCATGCCGGCGTGCGCCTCGCCCATGTGCCGCTCACCGCGCGGCGGGTCACCGGCATCGTCTCGCGCGGCGGCTCGATCATGGCGCGCTGGTGCCTCGCCGGGCACCGGGAATCGTTCCTCTACGAGCGCTTCGAGGAGATCTGCGACATCTGCCGCGCGTACGACGTGTCGTTCTCCCTCGGCGACGGCCTGCGCCCGGGCTCGATCGCGGACGCCAACGACGCGGCGCAATTCGCCGAGCTGGAGACCCTGGGCGAACTGACCAAGATCGCCCATGCCAAGGGCTGCCAGGTGATGATCGAGGGCCCCGGCCACGTGCCGATGCACAAGATCAAGGTCAACATGGAGAAGCAGCTCGCCGAGTGCGGCGAGGCGCCGTTCTACACGCTCGGCCCGCTCACCACCGACGTGGCGCCGGGCTACGACCACATCACGTCCGGCATCGGCGCGGCGATGATCGGCTGGTACGGCACGGCGATGCTCTGCTACGTGACCCCCAAGGAGCATCTCGGCCTGCCGAACCGCGACGACGTGAAGACCGGCGTCATCACCTACAAGATCGCCGCCCATGCCGCCGACCTCGCCAAGGGCCACCCGGCGGCGCAACTCAGGGACGACGCCCTGTCGCGGGCCCGGTTCGACTTCCGCTGGGAGGATCAGTTCAACCTCTCGCTGGATCCCGACACGGCGCGCGCCTACCACGACGAGACTCTGCCGAAGGACGCCCACAAGGTCGCGCATTTCTGCTCGATGTGCGGCCCGAAATTCTGCTCGATGAAGATCACCCAGGATCTGCGCGCCGACGTGCTCGCCATGGAGGCCGCCGGTGAGGTGATCGCGAAAGCCACACCCTTGAGCGAAGCGGAGCGGGAAGCCGGCATGGCCCAAAAATCGGCGGAATTCCTGGGCGAGGGCGGGAGGCTGTACGTCGAAGCCGGCGAGTAA